A section of the Drosophila sechellia strain sech25 chromosome 3L, ASM438219v1, whole genome shotgun sequence genome encodes:
- the LOC6606142 gene encoding cationic amino acid transporter 2 isoform X1: MTAMEEFAEYYGMPSWSVTNAFRVLTRKKPLEDSNESKLAKVLSAFDLTALGIGSTLGVGVYVLAGEVSKQYAGPAVVVSFLIAAIASIFAGLCYAEFGARVPKAGSAYIYSYVTIGEFIAFLIGWNLILEYAIGSASVVKGLSTYLDQLCGNPMSSFLGTHMPLNIEGMGAYPDLFAFVVTILFSLAIAVGAKESTRVNNVFTMLNLGVVLFVIIAGLFKVSSSNWSIPKSQVPEGYGDGGFMPYGVSGIIKGAAVCFYGFIGFDCIATAGEEAKNPKKSIPFAVIVSLAMIFLAYFGVSTVLTMMLPYFEQDEKAPLPHVFRINGWHVAEYVVSIGAMFGLCSSMMGAMFPLPRIVFAMSNDGLLFKFLGDISEKYKTPFKGTMITGLLTGILAAVFNLSQLVNMMSIGTLLAYSMVASCVLMLRYEVDDRRESRIVANGRATGLEQDRPCALWRRIFNLNGQTVPTKQTSRIVTYSVTLFSLWCMVFSQILTKFEEDLANVTSFDGIKLVLGTIPLAVLLLVISRQPTSGVKLSFKVPLVPWLPGISILINIYLMIKLDILTWIRFSIWIAIGLAIFLAYGIRHSRLRQREQRNNSIAMMRDCSNSALLGGQENSKYGNEVPLILMHSTS, translated from the exons ATGACAGCAATGGAGGAGTTCGCCGAGTACTATGG AATGCCCAGCTGGAGCGTGACGAATGCGTTTCGCGTGCTCACACGCAAGAAGCCCCTGGAGGACTCGAATGAATCCAAATTGGCCAAGGTCTTATCCGCCTTCGATCTTACCGCCCTGGGAATCGGATCGACGTTGGGTGTGGGCGTTTATGTCCTAGCTGGCGAAGTGTCCAAGCAGTATGCCGGTCCAGCCGTGGTCGTGAGTTTCCTCATCGCTGCCATCGCCTCGATTTTCGCCGGACTGTGCTATGCGGAGTTCGGAGCTCGCGTTCCAAAGGCGGGATCGGCGTATATCTACAGCTATGTGACCATTGGCGAGTTTATCGCCTTCCTCATCGGCTGGAATCTCATTCTCGAATACGCAATTG GCTCTGCCAGTGTCGTCAAGGGTTTAAGCACCTATCTCGATCAGCTTTGCGGCAATCCGATGAGCAGTTTCCTGGGCACCCACATGCCCCTCAACATCGAGGGAATGGGTGCCTATCCGGATCTGTTTGCCTTCGTGGTGACCATACTTTTTTCCCTGGCCATTGCAGTTGGTGCCAAGGAGTCCACCAGGGTCAACAATGTCTTCACCATGCTTAATCTTGGAGTCGTGTTGTTCGTCATTATCGCGGGTCTTTTTAAAG TTTCCAGCAGCAACTGGTCCATTCCAAAATCTCAGGTACCCGAGGGCTACGGCGATGGTGGATTTATGCCCTACGGAGTTTCGGGCATAATCAAGGGAGCTGCAGTTTGTTTTTACGGCTTCATTGGCTTCGACTGCATTGCCACAGCTGGAGAGGAGGCCAAGAACCCCAAGAAGTCCATTCCATTTGCTGTGATTGTCTCGCTGGCCATGATCTTCCTGGCCTACTTTGGAGTGTCCACAGTGCTGACCATGATGCTGCCCTATTTTGAGCAGGACGAAAAGGCTCCGCTGCCCCATGTCTTCCGGATAAACGGCTGGCATGTGGCCGAGTATGTTGTCAGTATTGGAGCGATGTTTGGACTGTGCTCCAGCATGATGGGAGCCATGTTTCCGCTGCCAAGGATAGTATTTGCCATGTCCAACGATGGATTGCTGTTCAAATTTCTCGGAGACATTAGCGAGAAGTACAAGACGCCGTTCAAGGGAACCATGATCACAGGTCTGCTGACTGGCATTCTGGCGGCCGTTTTCAATCTCAGCCAACTAGTGAACATGATGTCTATTGGCACTTTGTTGGCCTATTCCATGGTGGCCAGTTGTGTCCTTATGCTCCGCTACGAAGTGGACGATCGACGTGAGAGCCGCATTGTGGCAAACGGACGTGCCACAGGTCTGGAGCAGGATCGTCCGTGTGCACTATGGAGGCGGATATTCAACCTAAATGGTCAGACAGTACCCACAAAGCAGACTTCAAGGATAGTGACCTACAGTGTCACGTTGTTCT CTCTTTGGTGCATGGTTTTCTCGCAGATTCTGACCAAGTTCGAGGAGGATCTGGCTAACGTGACGTCCTTCGATGGTATTAAGTTGGTGCTGGGCACCATACCCCTTGCAGTACTGCTCCTGGTCATCTCGCGCCAGCCAACATCAGGAGTGAAATTGTCGTTTAAGGTGCCCTTGGTTCCCTGGCTACCCGGCATTTCCATTCTGATCAACATTTACCTGATGATCAAGTTGGACATACTCACATGGATTCGCTTCAGTATATGGATCGCAATAGGCTTGGCAATCTTCCTGGCCTATGGCATCCGTCACAGCCGGCTGAGGCAGCGGGAACAGCGCAACAATTCCATTGCCATGATGCGGGACTGCAGCAATTCGGCGTTGTTGGGCGGCCAGGAGAACTCAAAATACGGCAACGAGGTGCCCCTGATATTGATGCACAGTAcatcttaa
- the LOC6606142 gene encoding cationic amino acid transporter 2 isoform X2, whose product MPSWSVTNAFRVLTRKKPLEDSNESKLAKVLSAFDLTALGIGSTLGVGVYVLAGEVSKQYAGPAVVVSFLIAAIASIFAGLCYAEFGARVPKAGSAYIYSYVTIGEFIAFLIGWNLILEYAIGSASVVKGLSTYLDQLCGNPMSSFLGTHMPLNIEGMGAYPDLFAFVVTILFSLAIAVGAKESTRVNNVFTMLNLGVVLFVIIAGLFKVSSSNWSIPKSQVPEGYGDGGFMPYGVSGIIKGAAVCFYGFIGFDCIATAGEEAKNPKKSIPFAVIVSLAMIFLAYFGVSTVLTMMLPYFEQDEKAPLPHVFRINGWHVAEYVVSIGAMFGLCSSMMGAMFPLPRIVFAMSNDGLLFKFLGDISEKYKTPFKGTMITGLLTGILAAVFNLSQLVNMMSIGTLLAYSMVASCVLMLRYEVDDRRESRIVANGRATGLEQDRPCALWRRIFNLNGQTVPTKQTSRIVTYSVTLFSLWCMVFSQILTKFEEDLANVTSFDGIKLVLGTIPLAVLLLVISRQPTSGVKLSFKVPLVPWLPGISILINIYLMIKLDILTWIRFSIWIAIGLAIFLAYGIRHSRLRQREQRNNSIAMMRDCSNSALLGGQENSKYGNEVPLILMHSTS is encoded by the exons ATGCCCAGCTGGAGCGTGACGAATGCGTTTCGCGTGCTCACACGCAAGAAGCCCCTGGAGGACTCGAATGAATCCAAATTGGCCAAGGTCTTATCCGCCTTCGATCTTACCGCCCTGGGAATCGGATCGACGTTGGGTGTGGGCGTTTATGTCCTAGCTGGCGAAGTGTCCAAGCAGTATGCCGGTCCAGCCGTGGTCGTGAGTTTCCTCATCGCTGCCATCGCCTCGATTTTCGCCGGACTGTGCTATGCGGAGTTCGGAGCTCGCGTTCCAAAGGCGGGATCGGCGTATATCTACAGCTATGTGACCATTGGCGAGTTTATCGCCTTCCTCATCGGCTGGAATCTCATTCTCGAATACGCAATTG GCTCTGCCAGTGTCGTCAAGGGTTTAAGCACCTATCTCGATCAGCTTTGCGGCAATCCGATGAGCAGTTTCCTGGGCACCCACATGCCCCTCAACATCGAGGGAATGGGTGCCTATCCGGATCTGTTTGCCTTCGTGGTGACCATACTTTTTTCCCTGGCCATTGCAGTTGGTGCCAAGGAGTCCACCAGGGTCAACAATGTCTTCACCATGCTTAATCTTGGAGTCGTGTTGTTCGTCATTATCGCGGGTCTTTTTAAAG TTTCCAGCAGCAACTGGTCCATTCCAAAATCTCAGGTACCCGAGGGCTACGGCGATGGTGGATTTATGCCCTACGGAGTTTCGGGCATAATCAAGGGAGCTGCAGTTTGTTTTTACGGCTTCATTGGCTTCGACTGCATTGCCACAGCTGGAGAGGAGGCCAAGAACCCCAAGAAGTCCATTCCATTTGCTGTGATTGTCTCGCTGGCCATGATCTTCCTGGCCTACTTTGGAGTGTCCACAGTGCTGACCATGATGCTGCCCTATTTTGAGCAGGACGAAAAGGCTCCGCTGCCCCATGTCTTCCGGATAAACGGCTGGCATGTGGCCGAGTATGTTGTCAGTATTGGAGCGATGTTTGGACTGTGCTCCAGCATGATGGGAGCCATGTTTCCGCTGCCAAGGATAGTATTTGCCATGTCCAACGATGGATTGCTGTTCAAATTTCTCGGAGACATTAGCGAGAAGTACAAGACGCCGTTCAAGGGAACCATGATCACAGGTCTGCTGACTGGCATTCTGGCGGCCGTTTTCAATCTCAGCCAACTAGTGAACATGATGTCTATTGGCACTTTGTTGGCCTATTCCATGGTGGCCAGTTGTGTCCTTATGCTCCGCTACGAAGTGGACGATCGACGTGAGAGCCGCATTGTGGCAAACGGACGTGCCACAGGTCTGGAGCAGGATCGTCCGTGTGCACTATGGAGGCGGATATTCAACCTAAATGGTCAGACAGTACCCACAAAGCAGACTTCAAGGATAGTGACCTACAGTGTCACGTTGTTCT CTCTTTGGTGCATGGTTTTCTCGCAGATTCTGACCAAGTTCGAGGAGGATCTGGCTAACGTGACGTCCTTCGATGGTATTAAGTTGGTGCTGGGCACCATACCCCTTGCAGTACTGCTCCTGGTCATCTCGCGCCAGCCAACATCAGGAGTGAAATTGTCGTTTAAGGTGCCCTTGGTTCCCTGGCTACCCGGCATTTCCATTCTGATCAACATTTACCTGATGATCAAGTTGGACATACTCACATGGATTCGCTTCAGTATATGGATCGCAATAGGCTTGGCAATCTTCCTGGCCTATGGCATCCGTCACAGCCGGCTGAGGCAGCGGGAACAGCGCAACAATTCCATTGCCATGATGCGGGACTGCAGCAATTCGGCGTTGTTGGGCGGCCAGGAGAACTCAAAATACGGCAACGAGGTGCCCCTGATATTGATGCACAGTAcatcttaa
- the LOC6606143 gene encoding antigen 5 like allergen Cul n 1 yields MWSYPFVAAGLLLLFGLNLVFLLETNYCLLKNCPADKKLPHIGCNNSGSWSPKCGKEPKIIDVPKHIKKFILNYHNTYRDIVAGGQMHRLPIAARMLKLKWDHDLALLATILVKRCDLQPTDHCTSTEEFSSPSYHAVYNKFKAKEDTFRIVRSQLNAWYDQYKHVSASSLIDGLSTDKKEIGHFLRMIVGPTNRLGCAIASIEKDGWTHQWLACLYSCSPQKNTLLYEYSGKPAEYCSTGVNGKFQNLCNDIEPVKDCMHSELFNTMTANDTTSLIRGMLNRQSQPRTFGWLWNWGTKIWGWVKNAWKTIVGGGGGGGGGGGGDDGGGGGGDDGGGGGGDDGGGGGGGGGDY; encoded by the exons ATGTGGAGTTATCCTTTCGTTGCAGCTGGGTTGCTGCTGTTATTCGGTCTGAATTTGGTCTTTTTGCTGGAAACCAACTATTGCCTTTTAAAAAACTGTCCAGCGGATAAAAAATTGCCACATATTGGCTGCAATAACAGTGGG AGCTGGTCGCCAAAGTGCGGAAAAGAACCAAAAATCATTGACGTACCCAAGCATATAAAAAAGTTCATTTTAAACTATCACAACACATATCGCGATATTGTGGCCGGGGGTCAAATGCACAGGCTACCCATTGCAGCTCGTATGCTCAAGTTGAAGTGGGACCACGATTTGGCTCTTTTAGCTACAATCTTGGTAAAGCGATGCGATCTCCAACCCACAGACCACTGTACATCCACGGAAGAGTTCTCGTCCCCAAGCTACCATGCGGTATATAACAAGTTCAAGGCAAAGGAGGATACATTCAGGATAGTTCGATCTCAGCTGAATGCGTGGTATGATCAGTATAAGCACGTTTCTGCATCCAGTCTAATTGATGGATTGTCAACTGATAA GAAGGAGATTGGACACTTCCTAAGGATGATTGTGGGCCCCACTAACCGATTGGGATGTGCCATAGCCAGTATCGAAAAAGACGGATGGACCCATCAATGGCTAGCCTGTCTATACAGCTGTTCACCCCAGAAGAACACGCTTCTATACGAGTATTCCGGAAAACCGGCAGAATACTGCAGCACTGGGGTTAATGGCAAATTCCAAAATCTATGCAATGACATCGAACCTGTGAAAGATTGCATGCACTCTGAACTATTCAACACAATGACCGCCAACGACACTACATCACTGATCAGAGGCATGTTGAATAGACAATCGCAACCCAGAACTTTTGGGTGGCTTTGGAATTGGGGGACAAAAATTTGGGGCTGGGTGAAGAATGCTTGGAAAACaattgtgggtggtggtggcggtggtggtggtggtggtggtggtgatgatggtggtggtggtggtggtgatgatggcggtggcggtggtggtgatgatggcggtggaggaggcggtggtggCGGAGATTATTAA
- the LOC116800992 gene encoding uncharacterized protein LOC116800992, which yields NTEEFSSPSYHAVYNKFKAKEDTFRIVRSQLNAWYDQHKHVSASSLIDGLSTDKKEIGHFLRMIVGPTNRLGCAIASIEKVGWTHQWLACLYSCSPQKNSLLYEYSGKPGEYCTTVTDGKFKNLCNDTEPVKDCMHSELFKPITTNDTASLIRGMVKGQSQSRSILCGLCPLCCKWWNWAKGGCGLIKKTLSAITHGGGESEK from the exons AATACGGAAGAGTTCTCGTCCCCAAGCTACCATGCGGTATATAACAAGTTTAAGGCGAAGGAGGATACATTCAGGATAGTTCGATCTCAGCTGAATGCGTGGTATGATCAGCATAAGCACGTTTCTGCATCCAGTCTAATTGATGGATTGTCCACGGATAA GAAGGAGATTGGACACTTCCTAAGGATGATTGTGGGCCCCACTAACCGATTGGGGTGTGCCATAGCCAGTATCGAAAAAGTCGGATGGACCCATCAATGGCTAGCCTGTCTATACAGCTGTTCACCCCAAAAGAACTCGCTTCTTTATGAGTATTCCGGAAAACCGGGAGAATATTGCACCACTGTGACTGAtggaaaattcaaaaatcttTGTAATGACACTGAACCTGTGAAAGATTGCATGCACTCTGAACTATTCAAGCCGATAACCACCAACGACACTGCATCATTGATCAGGGGCATGGTGAAAGGACAAAGCCAATCCAGAAGTATTTTGTGTGGCTTGTGTCCTCTCTGCTGCAAGTGGTGGAATTGGGCAAAGGGAGGTTGCGGattgataaaaaaaacttTGAGTGCTATTACACATGGTGGTGGTGAAAgtgaaaaatga
- the LOC6606144 gene encoding arylsulfatase B: MSTHLDKFSSATSLLTGFVLFIALSNGIIATSDKPNIIIIMADDLGFDDVSFRGSDNFLTPNIDALAYSGVILNNLYVAPMCTPSRAALLTGKYPINTGMQHYVIVNDQPWGLPLNETTMAEIFRENGYRTSLLGKWHLGLSQRNFTPTERGFDRHFGYLGAYVDYYTQSYEQQNKGYNGHDFRDNLKSTHDHVGHYVTDVLTDAAVKEIEDHGSKNSSQPLFLLLNHLAPHAANDDDPMQAPAEEVSRFEYISNKAHRYYAAMVSRLDKSVGSVIDALARQEMLQNSIILFLSDNGGPTEGQHSTTASNYPLRGQKNSPWEGALRSSAAIWSTEFERLGSVWKQQIYIGDLLPTLAAAAGISPDPALHLDGLNLWSALKYGYESVEREIVHVIDEDVAVPHLSYTRGKWKVISGTTNEGLYDGWLGHRETSEVDPGAVEYEELVRNTSVWLQLQQVTSGERNISELRDKSRIECPDPATGVKPCLPLEGPCLFDIEADPCERSNLYAEYQNSTIFLDLWERIQQFAKQAHSPNNKPGDPNCDPRFYHNEWTWWQDEKASSSGTIGVMKVFTMLMVFIFTSRFIH, from the exons ATGTCAACTCATCTGGATAAATTCAGCAGTGCTACCTCGTTGTTAACTggctttgttttatttattgccttaTCAAATGGAATTATTGCCACATCCGATAAGCCCAATATCATCATTATAATGGCAGATGATCTG GGTTTCGACGACGTTAGCTTTCGCGGCTCCGATAATTTCCTCACTCCCAACATTGATGCTTTGGCATATAGCGGAGTGATCCTTAATAATCTCTATGTAGCTCCGATGTGCACACCCAGCAGAGCAGCTCTACTGACTGGAAAATATCCCATAAATACGG GAATGCAGCACTATGTGATTGTGAACGATCAGCCTTGGGGTCTTCCGCTCAATGAGACCACCATGGCGGAGATCTTCCGGGAAAACGGATATCGAACAAGTCTCCTGGGAAAGTGGCATTTGGGGTTGTCACAGCGTAATTTTACGCCCACGGAAAGGGGCTTCGATCGGCACTTTGGATACCTTGGGGCTTATGTGGACTACTACACCCAGAGTTATGAACAACAG AATAAGGGATACAATGGTCACGATTTCCGGGACAATCTTAAATCCACCCACGATCACGTGGGGCATTATGTCACCGATGTGCTCACAGATGCTGCCGTCAAAGAAATTGAGGATCATGGCTCGAAAAATAGTAGCCAGCCCCTGTTTCTACTTCTGAATCATCTGGCTCCCCATGCTGCAAACGATGATGATCCCATGCAGGCACCAGCGGAGGAGGTGTCCCGATTTGAATACATTAGCAATAAAGCCCATCGTTACTACGCCGCCATGGTTTCCAGACTGGATAAAAGTGTGGGATCTGTAATCGACGCACTAGCTCGACAGGAAATGCTCCAAAACAGCATCATACTCTTTCTGTCCGATAATGGTGGGCCAACAGAGGGACAGCACTCTACCACTGCCTCCAACTATCCACTGAGGGGG CAAAAGAATTCCCCCTGGGAGGGCGCTCTGAGATCCTCGGCGGCCATTTGGAGCACTGAGTTCGAGCGGCTGGGAAGTGTTTGGAAGCAGCAGATCTATATTGGCGACCTGTTGCCCACGTTGGCGGCAGCAGCTGGAATATCTCCGGATCCGGCGCTTCATTTGGACGGATTGAACCTGTGGTCTGCCCTCAAGTACGGATACGAATCGGTAGAGCGGGAGATTGTCCATGTGATTGATGAGGATGTGGCAGTGCCACATTTGTCCTATACGCGAGGAAAGTGGAAGGTGATTAGCGGCACTACCAATGAGGGTCTCTACGACGGCTGGCTTGGTCACAGGGAAACCAGTGAAGTGGATCCTGGGGCCGTGGAATACGAAGAACTCGTTCGGAATACCAGTGTCTGGCTTCAGTTGCAGCAGGTGACCTCCGGAGAGCGCAACATTAGCGAACTAAGAGATAAATCCAGGATCGAATGTCCGGATCCTGCGACAGGAGTTAAGCCATGCTTGCCTCTCGAGGGACCCTGTCTATTCGATATCGAGGCTGATCCCTGCGAGCGGAGCAACCTATATGCGGAGTATCAAAACTCGACAATCTTTCTTGATCTTTGGGAGCGAATCCAGCAATTTGCCAAACAGGCACATTCTCCCAATAATAAACCAGGGGATCCCAATTGCGACCCGCGATTTTACCACAATGAGTGGACTTGGTGGCAGGACGAGAAGGCTTCCAGTTCAGGGACTATCGGGGTAATGAAAGTCTTTACCATGTTAATGGTATTCATTTTCACAAGCAGGTTTATTCATTAA
- the LOC6606145 gene encoding uncharacterized protein LOC6606145: MYKVACVVLALFAVAYAVPSTYDTEHVWKAGNLSYVVPYSAIVGGYDPYGFTIYVGRVKYSNSILPARVVAETGTAYFNTETESSKLLVYDILVAERDVKYKWVRSFDGFYEKGAVAVGTTVKNERVFCCRAKTDGGVLIGTLLLSSQKVCIIKHESLALRKFDKYEVLVAQPKINGTLY, from the exons ATGTACAAAGTTGCCTGTGTAGTTTTGGCCCTGTTCGCAGTTGCCTACGCGGTTCCCTCGACTTATG ATACCGAGCACGTGTGGAAGGCTGGTAATTTGTCCTACGTTGTTCCCTATAGTGCCATTGTGGGTGGCTACGATCCCTACGGATTTACCATCTATGTAGGTCGTGTTAAGTACTCCAATAGCATCCTGCCGGCTCGAGTTGTTGCGGAAACTGGTACTGCTTACTTCAATACCGAAACCGAGTCATCAAAGCTCCTCGTTTACGACATCCTTGTGGCTGAGCGAGATGTCAAGTACAAGTGGGTCAGGAGCTTCGATGGATTCTATGAAAAGGGAGCCGTTGCCGTGGGCACAACGGTCAAAAATGAGCGGGTGTTCTGCTGCCGTGCCAAGACCGATGGAGGCGTCCTAATCGGCACCCTGCTCCTCAGCAGCCAGAAGGTGTGCATCATCAAGCACGAGAGCTTGGCCCTGCGAAAGTTCGACAAATATGAAGTTCTTGTGGCCCAGCCTAAGATCAATGGAACATTATACTAG
- the LOC6606146 gene encoding uncharacterized protein LOC6606146, with translation MYSYKGLIIVTVVLVHLVTLIRGGVYSTDDKWILADRTQDLPDEVVLGGFDSDGYINYVGRVYYVNNVLPARVFPELGRATFNTDEANFATITYEVLVSNATVSYQWIRSFDGFREKNAVSVGTNVANERDFVCRTRCAGGVFIGTLYPSKRRCIVKYDNLQLHESDKYEILVRQRQVAPFMPFAL, from the coding sequence ATGTACTCCTACAAGGGCTTAATAATTGTGACCGTAGTCCTAGTTCATTTGGTGACCCTCATCAGGGGAGGAGTCTATAGCACTGATGACAAATGGATCCTTGCCGACAGGACGCAGGATCTGCCGGACGAAGTAGTGCTGGGCGGCTTTGATTCCGATGGCTACATAAACTACGTCGGCCGTGTGTACTACGTGAATAATGTTCTGCCTGCCCGAGTGTTCCCGGAATTGGGAAGGGCCACCTTTAACACGGACGAGGCTAACTTTGCAACTATAACATACGAGGTCCTGGTGTCTAATGCCACTGTCAGCTACCAATGGATCCGTAGCTTCGATGGTTTTCGGGAGAAAAATGCAGTATCCGTCGGAACCAATGTCGCCAATGAACGCGACTTCGTCTGTCGCACCCGATGCGCTGGGGGCGTCTTCATTGGAACCCTGTATCCTTCGAAGAGGAGGTGCATCGTCAAATACGATAACCTTCAACTCCATGAATCCGACAAGTACGAGATactggtcagacaacgccaagTGGCTCCGTTCATGCCATTCGCTCTGTAA
- the LOC6606147 gene encoding uncharacterized protein LOC6606147: MFSAKSSAIVAVVLVQLVALIQGGVYSYEDKWVYLDKTLDLPEEAILGGIDPDGYYTYVGRVAYSSNILPARVVPELGKATYNTDTLGNQATTYEVLVSNATVDYHWIRSFDGFREKNAVSVGTNASNDRVFICRVRCDESIFIGTLYLAKRMCIVKYDNFPLRQFDKYEILVRERRVAAISPFDDVYIQH, translated from the coding sequence ATGTTCTCAGCCAAGAGTTCTGCAATTGTGGCCGTAGTCCTCGTCCAGCTGGTGGCCCTTATCCAGGGAGGAGTCTACAGCTATGAGGACAAGTGGGTGTACCTGGACAAGACCCTGGACCTTCCAGAGGAAGCGATTCTCGGTGGCATCGATCCCGATGGTTACTACACCTACGTGGGTCGTGTCGCATACAGCAGTAACATTCTGCCAGCCCGAGTGGTTCCGGAACTGGGAAAGGCCACCTACAACACCGACACCTTGGGCAACCAGGCCACCACCTACGAGGTGCTGGTGTCCAACGCCACTGTAGACTACCATTGGATCCGCAGTTTCGATGGTTTCCGGGAGAAGAACGCCGTATCTGTGGGAACCAACGCCTCCAACGACCGTGTCTTCATCTGCCGTGTCCGCTGTGATGAATCCATCTTTATCGGCACGCTGTACCTTGCCAAGCGAATGTGCATCGTCAAGTACGACAACTTCCCGCTCCGGCAGTTCGACAAGTACGAGATCCTCGTCCGCGAACGTCGTGTAGCTGCTATCTCCCCATTTGATGACGTTTATATCCAACATTAA
- the LOC6606148 gene encoding arylsulfatase B → MTTGKIHGLLVVSTIFSLAFGSGYSTKPNIVIILIDDMGMNDVSFHGSNQILTPNIDALAYNGILLNKHYVPNLCTPSRATLLTGKYPIYTGMQHFVIITDEPWGLPQRERLMPEIFRDAGYSTHLVGKWHLGFWRKDLTPTMRGFDHHFGYYNGYIDYYDHQVRLLDRNYSAGLDFRRDLEPCPEANGTYATEAFTSEAKRIIEQHDKSKPLFMVLSHLAVHTGNEDSPMQAPEEEVAKFPHIRDPKRRTYAGMVSSLDKSVAQTIGALKDNGMLNNSIILLYSDNGAPTIGIHSNAGSNYPYRGQKESPWEGGIRSAGALWSPLLKERGYVSNQAIHAIDWLPTLAGAAGVSLPQDLPLDGINLWPMLSGNEEPKPRTMIHVLDEVFGYSSYMKDTLKYVNGSSFEGRYDQWLGELETNEDDPLSESYEKHVLASDVQSLLGNRGLTEDRIRQMRSEATETCPPVEGQNPLEPHFKCEPLKAPCFFDLAKDPCERYNLAQIYPLQLQELADEVEQIRKTAIPSARVPHSDSRANPTFHNANWEWWNNTDTQSSSGTFSINLWLAMVSIIGLVYRNLL, encoded by the exons ATGACAACTGGAAAAATCCACGGTCTGCTGGTAGTGAGTACCATATTCAGCCTGGCATTTGGATCTGGATATtccacaaaaccaaacatagTTATAATACTAATAGATGACATG GGCATGAACGACGTGAGTTTTCATGGCTCGAATCAGATCCTTACACCGAATATAGATGCTCTGGCCTACAATGGCATCCTGCTGAATAAGCATTATGTTCCGAACCTGTGCACACCATCCAGAGCTACTctgctcactggaaaatatccCATATACACAG GAATGCAGCACTTTGTGATTATCACCGATGAGCCGTGGGGTCTTCCTCAGCGAGAACGCCTTATGCCCGAAATTTTCAGGGATGCGGGCTACTCGACCCATTTGGTGGGCAAGTGGCACTTGGGCTTCTGGCGCAAGGATCTTACGCCAACAATGCGTGGATTCGACCATCACTTTGGCTACTACAATGGCTACATTGACTACTACGACCATCAGGTGCGATTGCTCGACAGGAACTACTCCGCTGGACTGGATTTCCGGCGGGATCTGGAGCCGTGTCCCGAAGCGAATGGCACTTACGCCACGGAAGCCTTTACTTCGGAAGCAAAAAGGATAATTGAGCAGCATGATAAGAGCAAGCCGTTGTTCATGGTGCTAAGTCATCTGGCGGTGCATACGGGCAACGAGGATAGTCCGATGCAGGCGCCAGAGGAGGAGGTTGCCAAATTTCCCCACATCAGGGATCCCAAGCGACGCACTTACGCTG GTATGGTTTCCAGTCTGGACAAAAGCGTGGCTCAGACAATTGGTGCTTTGAAGGACAATGGCATGCTGAATAACAGCATTATTCTGCTCTACTCGGACAACGGAGCACCCACGATAGGCATCCATTCCAATGCGGGttctaactatccctatcgaGGA CAAAAGGAATCGCCCTGGGAGGGTGGCATTCGATCGGCTGGTGCTCTGTGGAGTCCGCTGCTGAAGGAGCGAGGATATGTGTCCAACCAGGCGATACATGCCATCGACTGGCTGCCCACACTGGCAGGAGCTGCCGGCGTTTCCTTGCCGCAGGATCTTCCGTTGGACGGTATTAATCTTTGGCCCATGCTGAGTGGCAACGAGGAACCGAAACCAAGAACAATGATTCATGTACTCGATGAGGTATTCGGCTACTCATCGTACATGAAAGATACTCTTAAGTATGTAAACGGGAGCAGCTTCGAAGGACGATACGATCAGTGGTTGGGTGAACTGGAAACTAACGAAGACGATCCCCTGAGTGAGAGCTACGAAAAGCATGTCTTGGCATCGGATGTTCAAAGCCTACTGGGAAATCGGGGATTAACTGAGGATCGCATCCGACAGATGCGCAGCGAAGCTACCGAAACGTGTCCACCTGTTGAAGGACAAAATCCTCTAGAGCCCCATTTCAAATGTGAACCACTGAAAGCTCCCTGCTTTTTCGATCTGGCCAAAGATCCCTGCGAGCGATACAACCTGGCCCAAATTTATCCACTCCAACTGCAGGAACTTGCCGATGAGGTGGAACAAATTCGGAAGACTGCGATTCCCAGCGCCCGAGTTCCGCATTCTGATTCAAGAGCTAACCCGACTTTCCACAACGCAAACTGGGAGTGGTGGAATAATACGGATACTCAATCAAGTTCCGGCACCTTCTCCATCAATTTATGGCTTGCGATGGTCAGTATTATAGGCTTAGTATACCGAAATCTGTTGTAG